The Lathyrus oleraceus cultivar Zhongwan6 chromosome 5, CAAS_Psat_ZW6_1.0, whole genome shotgun sequence genome includes the window GTTTGAAATTGCAATATTTTTGTGGCATATTTTATTTTAGACCTTTTGTCACATTTTATTTTGGTTAATATTAATGTGTTAAAGTTGACCAAGTTTGAAAATCCAATTAAATTGCATTTTGGCCCAATCCATTTTCAGTTTGAGATATAGTTTAAGCTTTCTTTTGAttaacacaattaaaatgttaAGGCAAGGTTTAAAATATCAAAAATGATTAATTGCATAATTAGATGCATAGTCCAAAATTCCAAATAGACCAAGAAATTCATAATAATCCAAAAGTTACATAATTAATTCCAAATTCCAAATAATCCAAAATAGTTACATAATTATCCAAAAGAAGTTTCAAATTAAAACTCTACGAGTTACATAATTAATCCAAATATCCAAAAGTTTTGTTACATCAAATAAAGTTGAAAAAAGTTGGAAATAAGCTGTAAAATACAACAGTTTGAAGCAGCAAGCTTCAAAGACATTTCCAAAGCCAATTGTTTGAAATTCACAGCGCCCCAATCCTAGCCTCCAAAGCTGGCGCATAAACTACTTTCAATCAACATCACTTCACTTTTGTAAAAACCTGCAAAAACAATTCAAAGATTTAAAAACTTATCAAATAAGCACTTATGGGAAACTGAAAAATAAATTGATAAGAGGAACAAATTAATTTTTTGCACAATGAATCAAGGTAAACACCCAAGAACACATTCTTATATCCAATCCAAACAGCTCTAAATCCACAGAGTAAATATCCCACAAAATCTGGAAAAAGGATAACTTAACAAGTTATCTCAGGACCTCAACATTCATCATATATATAACAACAATAAATTAACGGTAACAAAAAGGGTTTTTTTTTAGGAAAATCTAAGAAGAAATTATCAAAATATTTTTGTTAACATCAAACCAACAACAACAAATCAACAGTAACACGACTGAAAAATTCAAGAAGTTATCAAAATATTTCTTTGTCAACATCAAATCCCAAACAACAAAATACACGTTTTTGAGAATCCGAGCAGAACAaccaaaaatattttgtaaaaCACAAAGACCGTAACATTCGAACCAAGAACAACAAACAACATTCAAAATCtagaaagaagaaagaagaatAGAGGGAGACGAGGAGATTTAAAAAAGGGAGAATAAACTTATCTCTGCAGCGACGAGAAGCTCACGTCGCCGGATGCAAATCAGGCTAAGTAATCTTTTTTCTTTCCTTTCCTTGCTTGAATCCATATACTTGTTGTTCGTCACTACAAAACAGAAGAAACCCTATGTTAATTTCTCATAATCACGATTATTGAAGGGTAGATCGTAAATTTAGGTTTAGAGTTTTCTTATTTTCTTACCGCCGATCCGGTTAATTGAAGAGGTTTTTGGAAGAACCAAGGTTGGATTTGAAATTACCGGCCAAAATAAGATGGGGTATGTGTTTGATTCTTTAGGGTTAGGGTTGAAGGTCGCCGGAGAAGAGGGCAGCGCCGCCGCGGTTGGCCGACctcc containing:
- the LOC127079523 gene encoding uncharacterized protein LOC127079523, coding for MAPIQQPLSPNKNKYFERESFSHSRSLSSLPFTKFLCNFFSFPSPPLTAKPAGEDGGGRPTAAALPSSPATFNPNPKESNTYPILFWPVISNPTLVLPKTSSINRIGVTNNKYMDSSKERKEKRLLSLICIRRRELLVAAEVFTKVK